From Mycobacterium lacus, one genomic window encodes:
- a CDS encoding MlaD family protein yields MLTRLVWRQLILFSIISVITAVALGGYYLRIPTAVGIGQYTLKADLPASGGLYRTANVTYRGETIGTVTAVEPTERGARVTMSIGNRYKIPIDASANVHSVSAVGEQYLDLVSVGNPGRYFSPGQTIATGTVPTEIGPALDAANRGLAALPKDKIAALLDETAQAVGGLGPALQRLVDATQAIAGDFKTNISDIDDIIQNSGPIIDSQVDSGGAIERWAHNLNILAAQGAQADEHVHRILTQAAPTADQVNAVFGDVRESLPQTLANLEIVLDMLKRYRKGVEQLLVAYPQGAAEGQTVTAPFPGYAALGTSLTINQPPPCLTGFLPASQWRSPADTSLAPMPSGTYCKIPQDTPANAVRGARNLPCVDVPGKRAATPRECRDPNPYVPMGTNPWYGDPNQLLTCPAPAARCDQPVKPGLVIPAPSINNGLNPAPSDRVAGTPPPISDPLQRPGSGTVQCNGQQPNPCVYIPGGPPPAVYSPQSGELIGPDGVKYAVENSSKTGDDGWKDMLAPPG; encoded by the coding sequence ATGCTGACCCGCTTAGTCTGGCGACAGCTGATCCTGTTCAGCATCATCAGTGTCATCACAGCGGTTGCGCTGGGCGGGTACTACCTGCGGATTCCCACTGCGGTAGGGATCGGCCAATACACGCTGAAGGCGGACCTGCCCGCGTCGGGCGGTCTGTACAGGACGGCCAACGTGACTTATCGCGGTGAAACTATCGGCACGGTCACCGCCGTCGAGCCGACCGAGAGGGGCGCGCGGGTGACCATGAGCATCGGCAATCGCTACAAGATCCCGATCGACGCGTCCGCGAACGTGCATTCGGTGTCGGCGGTCGGTGAGCAATATCTGGACCTGGTGTCAGTCGGCAACCCGGGCAGGTACTTCTCGCCGGGACAGACCATTGCCACAGGCACCGTGCCCACGGAGATCGGGCCGGCGCTGGACGCCGCCAACCGCGGGCTGGCCGCGCTGCCCAAGGACAAGATCGCCGCGTTGCTCGATGAAACAGCCCAAGCGGTCGGCGGGTTGGGCCCCGCGCTACAACGCCTGGTCGATGCGACGCAGGCGATCGCCGGCGACTTCAAGACCAACATCTCTGATATCGACGACATCATCCAAAACTCCGGGCCGATTATCGACAGCCAGGTCGACTCGGGTGGCGCGATCGAGCGCTGGGCGCATAACCTAAACATCCTGGCCGCGCAGGGCGCGCAAGCCGACGAGCACGTGCACCGCATCCTGACCCAAGCGGCGCCGACCGCCGATCAGGTCAACGCGGTGTTCGGCGATGTCCGCGAGTCGCTGCCACAGACGCTGGCAAATCTCGAGATCGTGCTGGACATGCTCAAGCGCTACCGCAAGGGTGTCGAGCAACTGCTGGTGGCCTACCCGCAGGGCGCCGCCGAAGGACAGACGGTAACAGCGCCTTTTCCGGGCTACGCGGCGCTTGGCACCTCGCTGACGATCAACCAACCCCCGCCGTGTCTGACCGGCTTTCTCCCGGCATCCCAGTGGCGGTCTCCCGCGGATACCAGCCTGGCGCCGATGCCGTCGGGAACATATTGCAAGATCCCGCAAGACACTCCGGCCAACGCCGTGCGCGGGGCACGCAACCTTCCGTGTGTCGATGTCCCCGGTAAACGCGCCGCGACGCCGCGGGAGTGCCGCGACCCCAATCCGTACGTTCCGATGGGCACCAACCCGTGGTACGGCGATCCGAACCAGCTCCTGACCTGCCCGGCGCCGGCAGCGCGTTGTGACCAACCCGTGAAGCCGGGGCTGGTGATACCCGCGCCATCGATCAACAACGGCCTCAACCCGGCGCCTTCCGACAGGGTGGCGGGGACACCGCCTCCCATCAGCGATCCACTGCAGCGGCCGGGATCGGGCACCGTCCAGTGCAACGGGCAGCAGCCAAACCCCTGCGTCTACATCCCCGGCGGGCCGCCCCCGGCCGTTTACAGCCCGCAGAGCGGTGAACTGATAGGGCCCGACGGTGTCAAGTACGCGGTCGAAAATTCGAGCAAAACAGGAGACGACGGATGGAAGGACATGCTGGCGCCGCCCGGCTGA
- a CDS encoding type II toxin-antitoxin system Phd/YefM family antitoxin, whose product MTPVPADTGQRIELDELRKRAGCYFDRVTSGQMIEVVRRGKLVARIVSVAKNDARTSPIASASSRTRSPGCAASGHSPVQ is encoded by the coding sequence ATGACCCCCGTTCCAGCGGACACTGGCCAGCGGATCGAGCTTGACGAATTGCGCAAGCGGGCGGGATGTTATTTCGACAGGGTCACGTCAGGGCAGATGATCGAGGTTGTCCGTCGCGGCAAGCTGGTTGCTCGGATCGTGTCAGTCGCCAAGAACGACGCCCGCACGAGCCCAATCGCTAGCGCCAGTTCCCGCACCAGGTCGCCGGGGTGTGCCGCGAGTGGTCACTCACCGGTGCAATGA
- a CDS encoding DUF4189 domain-containing protein produces the protein MTTTAMVAYSPITGWTGWANNAATMEEATHIALGNCQQHGDGCTVASWARNGCVALALGSDRWGADWGLTAAAAHNAALARVPSGRIVELHCTGE, from the coding sequence TTGACCACTACGGCCATGGTCGCCTACTCCCCCATCACCGGCTGGACGGGTTGGGCCAACAACGCCGCCACGATGGAGGAGGCCACGCACATCGCGCTGGGCAATTGCCAGCAGCACGGCGACGGTTGCACCGTCGCGTCGTGGGCTCGAAATGGTTGCGTCGCTTTGGCTCTCGGGTCTGACCGGTGGGGCGCCGACTGGGGATTGACCGCGGCGGCTGCTCATAACGCTGCGCTGGCCAGGGTCCCGTCGGGCCGGATCGTCGAGCTTCATTGCACCGGTGAGTGA
- a CDS encoding cyclic nucleotide-binding domain-containing protein, with amino-acid sequence MVDDEGRAKQDARRLREFAAFDKFTDDELERLVRAAHHTSQSVPWPLIREQTPSDACYILLSGEVGVYVGQDRIAVLGPGEVIGESALRRGKLRSATVTTIGPADVLRIERDDLARLLDEIPALREIMEATAAQHVPAAQPPKPKPPRSNVNASVPTELVERFQQAAHTAGVGIAAALEDALTQWIERNSTA; translated from the coding sequence ATGGTCGACGACGAGGGACGTGCAAAGCAAGACGCACGTCGGCTACGCGAGTTCGCCGCATTCGACAAGTTCACGGATGATGAGTTGGAGCGTCTCGTCCGAGCGGCACATCACACTTCGCAGTCGGTGCCATGGCCGCTGATTCGTGAGCAGACTCCGTCCGACGCTTGCTACATCCTGCTCAGCGGGGAGGTGGGGGTGTATGTCGGCCAGGACCGCATTGCTGTGTTGGGGCCGGGCGAGGTGATCGGCGAATCTGCGCTCCGCCGTGGGAAATTGCGTTCCGCGACCGTGACGACGATCGGGCCGGCCGATGTGCTGCGTATCGAGCGCGATGATCTCGCCCGCTTGCTCGACGAGATACCCGCACTGCGCGAAATCATGGAGGCGACTGCCGCCCAACACGTGCCTGCCGCCCAGCCGCCGAAGCCAAAACCGCCACGCTCCAACGTAAACGCCTCGGTCCCGACGGAGTTGGTCGAGCGATTCCAGCAGGCCGCCCACACCGCCGGTGTGGGCATTGCGGCCGCGCTCGAGGATGCGCTCACCCAGTGGATCGAGCGGAACAGCACAGCGTAG
- a CDS encoding succinic semialdehyde dehydrogenase — protein MPAPSAEVFDRLRQLASIKDVDARQTTTIDEVFTGKPLTTIPVGTAEDVEAAFAEARAAQIAWAKRSVAERVEIIRRYRDLVIENREFLMDLLQAEAGKARWAAQEEIVDLIANANYYARVSADLLKPRTVQPLLPAIGKTTVGYQPKGVVGVISPWNYPMTLTASDSVPALLAGNAVVLKPDSQTPYCALACAELLYKAGLPRALYAIVPGPGSVVGTAITDNCDYLMFTGSSATGSRLAEHAGRRLIGFSAELGGKNAMIVAQGANLDKVAKAATRACFSNAGQLCISIERIYVEKDIADEFTSKFGAAVRSMKLGTSYDFSVDMGSLISASQLETVSCHVNDATAKGAKVIAGGKARPDIGPLFYEPTVLTDVTPEMECAANETFGPLVSIYPVADVDEAVAKANDTDYGLNASVWARSTAEGQKIAARLRSGTVNVDEGYAFAWGSLSAPMGGMGLSGVGRRHGPEGLLKYTESQTIAAARVFNLDPPFGIPATLWQKSLLPIVRTVMKLPGRR, from the coding sequence ATGCCTGCACCGTCAGCCGAGGTCTTCGACCGCTTGCGTCAGCTGGCTTCCATCAAAGACGTCGACGCGCGCCAGACCACGACGATCGATGAGGTCTTCACCGGCAAGCCGCTGACCACGATCCCGGTCGGCACGGCCGAAGACGTCGAAGCGGCATTCGCCGAAGCCCGGGCGGCACAGATTGCTTGGGCCAAGCGTTCGGTCGCCGAGCGCGTTGAGATCATCCGCCGTTATCGCGACCTGGTCATCGAGAATCGCGAGTTCCTCATGGACCTCCTGCAGGCCGAGGCGGGCAAGGCCCGATGGGCGGCGCAGGAGGAAATCGTCGATCTGATCGCGAACGCGAACTACTACGCGCGCGTCAGCGCCGACCTGCTCAAGCCGCGCACGGTGCAGCCGCTGCTCCCGGCTATCGGCAAGACCACGGTTGGCTATCAGCCCAAGGGCGTCGTCGGGGTGATTTCGCCGTGGAACTACCCCATGACGCTCACGGCGTCCGACTCGGTGCCCGCTCTTCTCGCGGGCAACGCGGTGGTGCTCAAGCCCGACAGCCAGACGCCGTACTGCGCGCTGGCTTGTGCCGAGTTGCTGTACAAGGCCGGCCTGCCGCGAGCGCTGTACGCGATCGTGCCCGGTCCCGGCTCGGTGGTCGGCACCGCAATCACCGACAACTGCGACTACCTGATGTTCACCGGCTCGTCCGCAACTGGCAGTCGGCTCGCAGAACATGCGGGCCGCCGGCTCATCGGTTTCTCGGCCGAGCTTGGGGGCAAGAACGCGATGATCGTCGCGCAAGGAGCCAACCTCGACAAGGTCGCCAAGGCGGCCACCCGCGCCTGCTTCTCGAACGCGGGCCAACTGTGCATCTCCATCGAACGGATTTATGTGGAGAAGGACATCGCCGACGAGTTCACGAGCAAGTTCGGCGCCGCGGTGCGGAGCATGAAGCTCGGCACCTCGTATGACTTCTCGGTGGACATGGGTAGCCTGATCTCGGCGAGTCAGCTGGAGACGGTGTCGTGCCACGTGAACGACGCAACGGCCAAGGGCGCCAAGGTAATTGCGGGCGGCAAAGCTCGGCCAGACATCGGGCCGCTGTTCTACGAGCCCACCGTGCTCACCGACGTCACGCCGGAGATGGAGTGCGCGGCCAACGAGACCTTCGGGCCGCTCGTTTCGATCTACCCGGTCGCCGATGTGGATGAGGCCGTTGCGAAAGCCAACGACACCGACTACGGGCTCAACGCCAGCGTGTGGGCCCGCTCCACCGCCGAGGGCCAGAAGATCGCTGCGCGGTTGCGGTCAGGGACGGTCAACGTCGACGAGGGTTACGCGTTCGCGTGGGGCAGCCTCAGCGCGCCGATGGGCGGGATGGGCTTGTCCGGCGTCGGCCGCAGGCACGGCCCCGAGGGCCTGTTGAAATACACCGAGTCGCAAACGATCGCGGCCGCGCGCGTGTTCAATCTCGATCCGCCCTTTGGCATTCCGGCGACCCTTTGGCAGAAGTCGCTATTGCCGATAGTGCGCACGGTGATGAAGCTTCCCGGTCGGAGGTAA
- a CDS encoding type II toxin-antitoxin system VapC family toxin: MIVLDASAAVELVLATGSGAAVARRLRGEALHAPAHFDVEAIGAIRRAVIRRLLSDHEGLVSVADFQSLPVRRWPTKALAQRAYQLRHTHTVADGMYVALAEGLEAPLVTCDERLAQSHGHDADIELLA; the protein is encoded by the coding sequence ATGATCGTGTTGGACGCCTCGGCTGCCGTCGAGCTGGTGCTCGCGACGGGCTCGGGCGCCGCGGTCGCCCGGCGCCTGCGCGGTGAAGCACTGCATGCCCCTGCCCATTTCGATGTGGAGGCGATCGGCGCGATACGCCGAGCGGTCATCCGCCGGCTGCTCAGCGACCATGAAGGACTCGTCAGCGTTGCCGACTTCCAAAGCCTGCCGGTTCGGCGTTGGCCCACAAAAGCACTTGCCCAGCGCGCCTACCAATTACGACACACTCATACCGTGGCCGACGGAATGTACGTCGCCCTCGCCGAGGGCCTCGAGGCGCCGCTCGTCACGTGCGACGAGCGACTCGCTCAATCCCATGGCCATGACGCAGACATCGAGCTGCTTGCCTGA
- a CDS encoding FitA-like ribbon-helix-helix domain-containing protein, whose translation MPMMVQIRNVPDELVHELKARAAAQRMSLSDFLLARLGEIAGEPTLDDVLDRLASLPRRDLGTNAAELVAEARSE comes from the coding sequence ATGCCAATGATGGTTCAGATCCGCAATGTGCCCGATGAACTTGTCCACGAACTGAAGGCCCGAGCGGCGGCACAGCGGATGAGCCTCAGCGATTTCCTGCTTGCCCGGCTCGGCGAAATCGCCGGAGAGCCGACCCTCGACGACGTCCTCGACCGCCTCGCGTCGCTGCCGCGCCGCGACCTCGGCACGAACGCCGCCGAATTGGTCGCCGAAGCCCGATCCGAATGA
- a CDS encoding glycoside hydrolase — MANRVPPDTKLLFVRIAVVANGRGRWLAFAASLAVSAAMLYAQSTERPCCVETPAATPTSPGPAPAGVTQTASPAEADLLAANAPVAAQQFLFALPAGVASEQGLQVKTIWAARAISVMFPQITRIFGFRQDPLKWHPNGLAIDVMIPNHDTPEGIELGNQIAGYALANAKRWGVLHVIWRQKIYPGIGAPSWTADYGSETLNHYDHVHIATDGGGYPTGHETYYIGSMSPTTG, encoded by the coding sequence ATTGCCAACCGGGTGCCACCCGACACTAAGCTGCTGTTCGTGCGCATAGCCGTGGTCGCCAACGGCCGGGGCCGCTGGTTGGCATTCGCGGCCTCGCTCGCCGTCTCCGCCGCCATGCTCTACGCCCAAAGCACAGAGCGCCCGTGCTGCGTTGAGACCCCGGCGGCAACCCCGACAAGCCCGGGGCCTGCGCCGGCCGGCGTGACGCAGACCGCCAGCCCCGCAGAGGCCGACCTGTTGGCGGCAAACGCGCCTGTCGCCGCCCAGCAATTCCTGTTCGCGTTGCCTGCCGGCGTCGCGTCCGAACAGGGATTGCAGGTCAAGACCATCTGGGCGGCCCGCGCCATCAGCGTGATGTTCCCGCAGATCACCCGCATCTTCGGGTTCCGACAGGATCCCCTGAAGTGGCACCCCAACGGGTTGGCGATCGACGTGATGATCCCGAACCACGACACTCCCGAGGGCATCGAGCTCGGCAACCAAATCGCCGGGTACGCCTTGGCGAACGCGAAACGATGGGGAGTGCTCCATGTGATCTGGCGGCAGAAGATTTATCCCGGCATCGGCGCGCCGAGCTGGACGGCGGACTACGGCTCAGAGACCCTCAACCACTACGACCATGTTCATATCGCCACCGACGGCGGCGGATACCCGACCGGGCACGAAACCTATTACATCGGCTCGATGAGCCCCACCACCGGATGA
- a CDS encoding DUF167 domain-containing protein, producing MVEVGVDTDLTIYVPERAVDGKANAAVSRLLAQHLGVPQARVKLVAGARARLKRFRVLR from the coding sequence ATGGTCGAGGTCGGCGTCGACACCGACCTGACAATCTACGTGCCCGAGCGGGCCGTGGACGGCAAGGCTAACGCCGCGGTGTCCCGCCTCCTCGCCCAGCATCTCGGTGTACCCCAGGCGCGGGTGAAGTTGGTGGCCGGCGCCAGAGCACGGCTGAAGCGCTTTCGCGTGCTGCGCTGA
- a CDS encoding PDR/VanB family oxidoreductase produces the protein MSQTIWSSRPADLYGRRKRDRVYTALWGVGVLFGGFASASRWTPSRIAPVRRTNIAVVTKRELLAPDVVALTLADAQGGLLPSWTPGAHIDVRLPSGRRRQYSLCGAPGRRTDYRIAVRRIADGGGGSIEMHDTFEVGVTVVFEGPRNAFHLVTDEHEVLFVIGGIGVTPILPMIQLAHQHGIDWRAVYAGRSRQYMPLLDEVVAVAPDRVTVWADDERGRMPTAADLLADAGPTIAVYVCGPPAMLESVRTARDKHANAPLHYERFSPPPVIDGVSFELELARSRRVLSVPANRSALHVMLDHDPTTAYSCQQGFCGTCKLKVLAGEVDRRGRTAEGDDEMLVCVSRAKSGRVVIDA, from the coding sequence GTGTCGCAGACTATCTGGAGCAGTCGACCCGCCGACCTGTACGGTCGCCGCAAGCGTGACCGGGTTTACACAGCGTTGTGGGGCGTCGGTGTTCTCTTCGGCGGCTTCGCGTCGGCGTCGCGGTGGACACCGTCTCGGATAGCGCCGGTGCGGCGGACCAACATCGCGGTGGTCACCAAACGCGAACTGCTCGCACCCGACGTGGTCGCTTTGACGTTGGCCGACGCGCAAGGCGGGTTGTTGCCGTCCTGGACACCCGGCGCGCACATCGATGTTCGGCTGCCCTCGGGCCGCCGTCGGCAGTACTCGTTGTGCGGTGCACCCGGGCGGCGCACCGACTACCGCATCGCGGTACGCCGGATCGCCGACGGCGGTGGCGGCTCGATAGAAATGCATGACACCTTCGAGGTGGGCGTCACTGTGGTTTTCGAAGGCCCCCGCAACGCGTTCCACCTCGTCACCGACGAGCACGAGGTGTTGTTCGTGATCGGCGGCATCGGGGTGACGCCCATCCTGCCCATGATTCAGCTGGCTCATCAGCACGGAATCGATTGGCGCGCAGTCTATGCCGGGCGCAGCCGCCAGTACATGCCCCTGCTCGACGAGGTGGTGGCGGTGGCACCGGATCGGGTCACCGTGTGGGCCGACGACGAGCGGGGTCGAATGCCCACCGCGGCGGACCTGCTTGCCGACGCCGGGCCGACGATCGCCGTGTACGTGTGCGGCCCGCCCGCCATGCTCGAGTCGGTGCGCACTGCGCGCGACAAACACGCCAATGCGCCACTGCACTACGAACGGTTCAGCCCGCCGCCGGTCATCGATGGTGTCTCCTTCGAGCTGGAACTCGCGCGTTCGCGGCGGGTGCTCAGCGTGCCGGCGAACAGGTCGGCACTTCACGTGATGCTCGACCACGATCCGACGACCGCGTATTCGTGCCAGCAAGGGTTCTGCGGGACCTGCAAGCTCAAGGTGCTGGCCGGGGAGGTCGATCGTCGCGGGCGCACCGCGGAGGGCGACGACGAAATGCTGGTCTGCGTCTCGCGCGCGAAGAGCGGACGCGTGGTGATCGACGCCTGA
- a CDS encoding alpha/beta fold hydrolase — MPNTTVTASDGVPLAVHAYTEIDAQRPTIMAVHGYPDNHHVWDGVAERLVDRYNFVAYDVRGAGESARPAKCSGYALPQLISDISAVIDGLGLDGVHLLGHDWGSIQCWAAVTHDSASAKIASFTSISGPHLNYAGRFLRSPRTPRAVADVAKQILASSYIWFFLCPGAPEVAIRSRATVKVFEAVERIGRPSTHSQHRAAYRSIDDYLNGLNLYRANMPAPILAPPAQLPQTAVPVQVLVARKDYFVSPALQRFTGSIPARGRVIPIEGGHWVVSSRPAVVARLTGEWVDLVLEGAAPAAESVIAAGPRR; from the coding sequence ATGCCCAACACCACCGTGACCGCATCGGACGGCGTACCCCTGGCGGTGCACGCCTACACCGAGATCGACGCGCAGCGCCCGACCATAATGGCCGTCCACGGCTATCCGGATAACCACCACGTGTGGGACGGGGTCGCCGAGCGTCTCGTTGACCGATACAACTTCGTGGCCTACGACGTGCGCGGTGCCGGCGAATCAGCGCGCCCAGCCAAATGCTCGGGATACGCACTCCCCCAACTGATTTCGGACATCAGCGCGGTGATCGACGGCCTGGGATTGGACGGGGTCCACCTGTTGGGCCACGACTGGGGATCGATCCAATGCTGGGCGGCGGTCACCCACGACTCGGCGAGCGCCAAGATCGCGTCGTTCACCTCGATCTCCGGTCCGCACCTGAACTATGCGGGCCGGTTTCTGCGGTCACCGCGCACACCTCGCGCGGTGGCCGACGTGGCCAAACAGATCCTGGCCTCCAGCTACATCTGGTTCTTTTTGTGCCCCGGTGCGCCCGAGGTGGCGATCCGGTCCCGGGCAACGGTGAAAGTCTTTGAGGCGGTGGAACGTATCGGCCGGCCGAGCACCCACAGCCAGCACCGTGCGGCGTACCGGTCGATCGATGACTACCTCAACGGGCTCAACCTGTACCGAGCCAACATGCCCGCGCCGATTCTGGCGCCGCCGGCGCAGCTGCCGCAGACAGCAGTCCCGGTGCAGGTACTGGTAGCGCGCAAGGACTATTTCGTGTCGCCTGCCCTACAGCGATTCACCGGGTCAATTCCCGCCCGCGGCAGGGTCATTCCCATCGAAGGCGGGCACTGGGTGGTGAGCTCGCGTCCCGCCGTCGTGGCCCGGCTCACCGGCGAGTGGGTCGACCTGGTCCTCGAGGGTGCGGCTCCCGCGGCCGAGTCCGTCATCGCCGCCGGCCCCCGGAGGTAG
- a CDS encoding metal-dependent hydrolase produces the protein MFTVDDRAAGPHDASLDHERIVLQARDVEFDWAKLPFYYVPNEPFATHFCNVLHLLLPAGEEFIVDVFKNALPLIRDDQLRLDVQGFISQEAMHSQAHSGVLDHFAAKGIDVTPFTNQMAWLFGKLIGDRPRWSRRRRQRWLLERVSMVAALEHYTAILGEWILDTPQHDTLGTDPVMLDLLRWHGAEEVEHKAVAFDTMKHLRAGYWRQVRTQLLVTPSLLWLFIRGVRFMYSVDPHLPPGTKPRWRNYFDAARRGLVPGPFEFLRVIGAYYTPSFHPSRLGGVGRAVDYLARSPAARASH, from the coding sequence ATGTTCACTGTCGACGACCGGGCAGCGGGTCCGCATGACGCCTCGCTCGATCACGAGCGAATCGTCCTGCAGGCGCGTGACGTCGAGTTCGACTGGGCGAAGCTGCCGTTCTATTACGTGCCCAACGAGCCCTTCGCCACCCATTTCTGCAACGTCCTGCACCTGCTGCTGCCAGCGGGCGAGGAGTTCATCGTCGATGTGTTCAAGAACGCGTTGCCGCTGATCAGGGACGACCAACTGAGGCTGGACGTGCAGGGATTCATCAGCCAGGAGGCCATGCACTCCCAAGCCCACTCGGGTGTGCTCGACCACTTTGCGGCCAAGGGCATTGACGTGACACCGTTTACCAACCAGATGGCCTGGCTGTTTGGCAAGCTCATCGGTGACCGGCCCCGTTGGAGCCGGCGACGACGGCAGCGCTGGTTGCTCGAGCGGGTGTCGATGGTGGCGGCCCTCGAGCATTACACCGCCATCCTGGGCGAGTGGATTCTCGACACCCCGCAACACGACACCCTCGGCACCGACCCGGTGATGTTGGACCTGCTGCGCTGGCACGGTGCTGAGGAAGTCGAGCACAAGGCGGTTGCGTTCGACACCATGAAGCATCTGCGCGCCGGATACTGGCGGCAGGTGCGCACCCAGCTGCTGGTGACGCCGTCGTTACTGTGGTTGTTCATCCGCGGCGTGCGATTCATGTACTCGGTGGACCCACACTTGCCGCCGGGAACCAAACCGCGCTGGCGGAACTACTTCGACGCGGCGCGCCGGGGTTTGGTGCCCGGGCCGTTCGAATTCCTGCGGGTCATTGGCGCGTACTACACGCCGAGTTTTCATCCGTCCCGGCTGGGCGGGGTGGGACGCGCCGTCGACTACCTGGCCAGATCGCCTGCCGCCCGGGCGTCTCACTGA
- a CDS encoding transposase family protein, which yields MPDPRDRRGVRYSLAGVLALAVTATLAGCRSFAAIGQWAAEAASGTLASFGVTSGSAPDESTLRKLFARLDADALDQALGVWMWTRTFTVEQRRVIAIDGKTIRGARTRAGGKAHT from the coding sequence GTGCCCGACCCACGCGACCGGCGCGGGGTGCGCTACTCGTTGGCCGGGGTGCTCGCACTGGCGGTCACAGCTACCTTGGCCGGGTGCCGGTCGTTCGCGGCGATCGGCCAATGGGCCGCAGAGGCGGCAAGTGGCACACTGGCTTCGTTCGGAGTCACCAGCGGCAGCGCCCCGGACGAATCGACGTTGCGCAAATTGTTCGCCCGCCTCGATGCCGACGCCCTCGACCAAGCATTGGGCGTGTGGATGTGGACGCGAACCTTCACCGTCGAGCAGCGTCGCGTGATCGCCATCGACGGCAAGACGATCCGAGGCGCGCGCACCCGCGCTGGTGGCAAGGCCCACACCTGA
- a CDS encoding ISAs1 family transposase, with amino-acid sequence MARPTPDRRIRPRCRSRARTGGRRRKEQRNTAARTLLRHLDLDDAVVTLDAMHTQTDTATLITGAGGDYVFTVKANMPTLHHKLKTLPWKDMPAHTTRAAERGRHITRSIKVADVPDWIDFPGATQVAQLRRTVTVDGSKTVEVVYLITSANHTAAPPQRLATWVQGHWSIENRLHWVRDVTFAEDSSQVRTGQAPRVMATCRNLAIGILRITGWDNIAAGLRHHATHPDHALKLVLTS; translated from the coding sequence GTGGCAAGGCCCACACCTGATCGCCGCATTCGACCACGGTGCCGGAGTCGTGCTAGGACAGGTGGCCGTCGACGCAAAGAGCAACGAAATACCGCTGCGCGAACACTGTTGAGGCATCTCGATCTCGACGATGCAGTGGTGACCCTCGATGCGATGCACACCCAAACCGATACCGCCACACTCATCACCGGCGCAGGCGGCGACTACGTGTTCACAGTGAAGGCGAATATGCCGACCCTGCACCACAAGCTCAAGACACTGCCCTGGAAGGACATGCCCGCCCACACGACCCGGGCCGCTGAGCGTGGCCGACACATCACCCGTTCGATCAAGGTCGCCGACGTTCCCGACTGGATCGACTTTCCCGGTGCAACCCAAGTCGCCCAGCTGCGCCGCACCGTCACCGTTGACGGAAGCAAAACCGTCGAGGTCGTGTACCTGATCACCTCAGCAAACCACACGGCCGCACCGCCCCAGCGGCTCGCCACCTGGGTCCAAGGGCACTGGAGCATAGAAAATCGCCTCCACTGGGTCCGAGACGTCACCTTCGCCGAGGACTCCTCGCAGGTACGCACCGGCCAAGCACCACGGGTGATGGCCACCTGCCGCAACCTCGCCATCGGCATCCTGCGAATCACCGGCTGGGACAACATCGCCGCCGGCCTACGCCACCACGCCACACACCCAGACCATGCCCTCAAACTGGTCCTGACCTCATGA